CCACGCCGACCGCGACGCCGACCCCGACGCCCACCGCGACGCCGACGCCCACCGCGACCCCCACCGCGACACCCACAGCGACACCCACGCCCACCGCGACACCGACGCCGGTCCCCACGCCGACGCCGACGGCCACCCCGGTCCCGGCCGCGGGTGACGCGTCCGCGGCGATCGCCTTCGCGCGGTCGCAGATCGGCAAGCCGTACCGCTACGGCGCCGCGGGTCCCGACTCCTGGGACTGCTCGGGCCTCACCTCCGCGGCGTGGGCCCGCGCGGGCAAGACGCTGCCGCACTACTCGGTCGCGCAGTACACCCAGTCGACCCGCATCGCCGCCAGCCAGCTCGCGCCGGGCGACCTCGTGTTCTGGGGCTCGTCGAGCAACCCGAGCTCGATCTACCACGTGGCGATCTACATCGGCGACGGCCAGATCATCCACGCGCCGCGCACCGGTCGCAACGTCAGCCAGGAGTCGATGTACTACTGGCGCGCGCCCAACTTCTTCGCCCGCCCGTAGCGGGCACTGTGCACCCGAGTTCCGTGCTTATAGGTCGAGATCTCTACCTGTGAGCACGGTGGTCACCGGATATCCGGGGACCGCCGAGGGAGCAGGCAAGCAGGCAAGCCCCCACCCCCGGCTCAGCGCACCTTCCGCCCGAACCGCGCCGCCAGCTCGGCGGGGTCCAGCTCCCCGTCCAGCACCAGCCGGGTCGGCCAGGCCGAGGTGTCGATCCCGGAGAGCTCCTCGAAGAGGGCGAGGTCCTTGGCGTAGACCTCCGCGACCCGGGCGAGGTCGTCGGCGGTCGGGGCCGTGCCGGGGACCTGCTCGGCCCCGGCGTGCCAGTTCTTCAGCGGCGGCACGCGCTCGAAGCTCGGCAGGTCGAGGAAGTCGGTGGTGCGGTGGATGGTCGCCTCGAAGTCGCCGAGCATCTCGCGCAGCTCGAGCAGCAGCCACTGCTGGCGGTCGAAGAGCTCGAAGCCGCGCTGCAGCTGCTCGCCGTAGAACCCCCGCGCGAGGCCGGTCATGTGCCGCCACCGCATGGTGCGGACGTCGTCGGGCACCGCGTCGGGAAGCGAGGTGTGCGGCCACTCGGTGAGGAAGTCGGGCCAGTCGGGCCAGGCGAGGTTGCGCGAGCGCAGCATCACCCAGTGGGAGAACAGCCGCTCGAGCGGGTCGCGGAACACCGCGACCAGCGGCATGTCCGGTTTGTAGGCCCGCATCCGCTCGAGCGCGCGCGGCCAGTAGAGATAGGTCGGGCTGGCGTCGCCGAGCAGGCGGTGGACCGGCGCGCGCCGCGGCGCGGTGTAGTCGCGGGCGTAGTCCGGCGCCGACCAGTCGACGGTCTCGTCGTCGAAGTAGTGCCGCTCCTTGTCAGGCGCCTGGCACACCAGCCGGTGCTGGTTGAGGGTGACGGCCAGCGTCGACGTGCCGCCCTTCTGCACGCCGACGACCGCGAAGTTGTAGGCCATCGTCCCCGGGTCGTCGCCCGGAGGGGTGGCATCCGACACGTTCATCGCGGTGAACCTACCGGCATGGCTACCTTGGGAGCCATGCCTGCCGAGACGGCCACCGACCAGGTCCCCGACGAGATGCCCACCGTCGAGCCGGAGGCGCCCGCGATCGAGCGGGTGGAGGACGACGCCGTCCACGCCACCGACAGGGGCTACCGCCAGCCGGAGGTCGACGTCGACGCGCTGCGGGCGGTGCTCGACGGCCGCTACCGCGAGGTCCGCGACCTGGTGCGGGCCAACCTCGTCGAGCACGCGCAGATCCTGCTCGACGAGGAGCAGCTGTCCACCGCCGACTTCCGCGAGCGCGTCAGGGACGTGGTGGTGACCATGGCGGGCACCGGCCAGACCGGCATGGGCTTCCCCGAGGAGTACGGCGGCGGCGGCGACATCGGCGCGTCGGTCGCGGCCTTCGAGACCCTCGCCTACGGCGACCTGTCGGTGCTGGTGAAGGTCGGCGTGCAGTTCGGCCTCTTCGGCGGCGCGATCCTCCAGCTCGGCACCAGGGCGCACCACGACGCCCACCTCGCCGACCTCGTCAGCGGCCGCACGATGGGCTGCTTCGCGATGACCGAGAGCGGGCACGGCTCCAACGTCCAGGCCCTCGGCACCGTCGCGACGTACGACGTCGAGGCCGAGGAGTTCGTCATCACCACCCCCGACGACGAGAGCCGCAAGGACTACATCGGCAACGCCGGCGCCCACGCCGAGCTCGCCGTCGTCTTCGCCCAGCTCGAGGTCGGCGGCGAGCGGCACGGCGTGCACGCCTTCGTGGTCCCGATCCGCGAGGACGGCCGGGTCCTCGACGGCGTGCGCGTCGAGGACTGCGGACCCAAGATGGGGCTCAACGGCGTCGACAACGGCCGCCTCTGGTTCGACCACGTGCGCGTGCCGCGCACCGCCCTGCTCAACCAGTTCGCCGAGGTCACGCCGGAGGGTCGCT
This genomic stretch from Nocardioides renjunii harbors:
- a CDS encoding sulfotransferase domain-containing protein: MNVSDATPPGDDPGTMAYNFAVVGVQKGGTSTLAVTLNQHRLVCQAPDKERHYFDDETVDWSAPDYARDYTAPRRAPVHRLLGDASPTYLYWPRALERMRAYKPDMPLVAVFRDPLERLFSHWVMLRSRNLAWPDWPDFLTEWPHTSLPDAVPDDVRTMRWRHMTGLARGFYGEQLQRGFELFDRQQWLLLELREMLGDFEATIHRTTDFLDLPSFERVPPLKNWHAGAEQVPGTAPTADDLARVAEVYAKDLALFEELSGIDTSAWPTRLVLDGELDPAELAARFGRKVR